The genomic stretch AAGCATTTCCTACCAGAACTGCCAAAGCTCGGGAGGTAACCAgaatattaatacaagaaataataccGCGCTTTGGGATTCCAGCAACAATATCCTCTGACAGAGGGccacatttcattttaaaggtgGTGCAACAAATCAGCCGCCATCTGGGTATAGATTGGCAACTTCATACCCCATATCATCCCCAGTcaagtggccaagtagaaaagatgaatcaTTTAATCAAACAGCAGATTTTGAAACCTGGACAGGAAACTAATTTGGTCTGGCCTCAGTCCCTTCTTGTGGCCTTTTTGCATGTACGAACTAAGCCGAGAGCAAGAGAGGGTTAAGGCCTTTTGAAATTTTGTACAGACAACCCTACAGCATACAAAAGAGCATATCCACGCAAGCAGGGGATGAGACTATAACCTCATATCTGATGGCACTGGGTAAACAGctcaataaaatagaaaataggTATTTGGAACCCAAAACAGAGCATTAGATGGACCTGTGTGTAATATACAGCCTGGAGATTATGTATAtattaagtctcttgcagaaaagactCTGGAACTGCAATGGGAAGGACCATTCCCAGTACTTCTCACCTTCTTTACATCAATTAAGATCAAGGAGCAGAGCGCCTGGATCCGTACTAGAGTGAAGAAGGCCTATAGatccccatggaaggttacacaaaTTCAGCcaggaaaattgtattttttacagtaattttggTCAACGTCTATACCGCTGTGGTAACAtggaatcagatttttttttatgggcCTTCTTCACACAATGGCTCAAAGAAATAATTTGTCAGATTGCTGTGTATGCACAAAATTACCAAAATCAGGTCAATTTCCTTTTCTAGGCATTCCCAAATCTAATATCCCATGGTTTACAAATACAACAAGTTGGGTAGGGGGACCCACCCCTCATGATCTGACAGGAGTATGAAGACCACCAGATGGCAATTATGAAGTTAACTGAAATGATGCCTTGTATAATGAATCCAAAGACATAGAGCGGAAATGGGCAAATAGCACACGGCCATTCTGACAGCTGATAACGATGCAAAACAGAGGAAGTAATTTGGTCCAGTTCCTAAGCTCAAAGAAAGGGGCTTATCAAATCTGCAACAATACTTATCCCAGAGGGTCAATAAGGAAAACCAGTTACAGGGGATGGGGAAATTCCTTGACAAATGCCATGATACTGCTGAGTAGAAGCATGGGCCCAGAGAGAAAAGGTGCCGTTTACCGCCAGGTTGGTGGTACTTATGTGCAAACGTAAAGGCCAGAAAATGTTTACCTCAAAATTGGTGGGGAGAATGTACAACAGGTATATTATTGCCTATCTCATACCCCACTAAGGATTTGCAAGGTGTCTCACGGACCCTGTGGTATCAGGTTAAACAAAAAAGGTTGAGAACCCCCTGGTAATTAGAGGAACCAGATTTCATAGTTTTGTCAGATGGCTTATTCCTATGTTAGGAGTAAGTGAATTAGAAAAAGCTATAGTTATATAAAAGCTATATATTTCTGCCACCGTTAAAATTGTGGCTAACGCTATTGTGGATGCCATTGTCAATCTACAGAAAGAGATCAGTTGATTGGCAAAAATAACCATACAAAATCACATGGCTTTGGATCTATTAATGGCTAAAGAAGGAGGGGTCTGTACAGTGATTAATCAAagctgctgtgcctttgtaaaccATGAGGCCCAAATTGAGACAGATGTGCATAGGATTTGGGAAGCTTCAAAACTATTTCATTTAATAGCACAAGATGATAGATCCTGGGGTTTCACAAATCTTTGGGAAAAACTGACTTTATGGCTACCTAATTTAGCGTGGTTAAAACAGCTTTTGGTTTGGTAGTGACACTGCTGATTTTAGGAGTATTAACTTGTATTCTAATCAAATGTTTCTTTTGGTGCTGCCAGAACACCGGAGATGATTAtgtcacatggaaaaaaaaatcagcttaggCATAAGCTGGAATCAAACAAGTACTCTTCTAAAATGTTAGAACAGGAGTCAATTTATTAAgggtagtaaaagaatttactaacgttttagaaaaggggggaattgaaatgaggagctaggaaattaaaacaggatatagaaattaggcactcaagaaatgaaggtgtaacttagtttagagataaagatggaagacttagagatcaggctaggggctagaggcgcattagttaaaagataactaagatgaAAATAGGgtaatagatcatagttgatgggccagggagcagaacaatatggaaagcttgattaatggaagctgtgagagaacgCATCCTGATgcaataggaagacagccctaaaaactggtcaaaaccaaccctatggccCAGCCTGAGTCcaagaggctacagagactgcgcaagaaaccgaggtaaaaagttcaacagtgaggaagaggagctacttcatctctgtgaCCCCGGCCCGCGACCACTGGGACACACCGCGCAGatgcaactaggaggagaccggggcAGAACATATGaaaagactttcaagctcattCTAATACAAAGCGGGGATaggttatgcatatgtataggtgtattatgaatatgtgatgctttgtagcataaagccaagacaaggtgccatgAGAGGCacgcacgtttgtggtggaacgatcccccgtgtgcctcagcgctgagtaaacatacctactttataaccttagaggttgtggagtcgtgtttccGCAAATCaaggtggaatccaacaggagaatgaaaccagaatttttctgttcaaaacaaaggtgccagctattctggcatgtccatctctggtatataaggctgggcccgtttgcagcgactttggaagcctcacctatgggtggacagACCGCATAgaatttcccacttgctgggacgggctctccaaatcctcaccgtaactggggctccccagcgaccgtggatctggatgatggtaatatatgcaagtgatgatgtatttttcttaatctctattctctctctcatgtagtaatgatttgatgaattaccctgtattttcctgtttgttgctttaagtgcactactctgttttttcttactgcatgttttctgtattacactgttacattggttatcaccagtaaaatacgcctggtcttttcactctggtgtctgggtttaactggtatccttagtCAGCAAAACAGTAAACCATCAGACAGCAGCATAAGCCCTTCTGATGGAGGGACAAAGCACTGGGCAAGGGCGAAAGTAAAACTCAGTCCCTGGGACTAGACTGGTCATTGTGAAGTGAGGAACCTTACcaaaatggatgcaggacaacTAAGAGAGATGCTGAACGGGCAGGATAACACGATAAAagggtgggctctcagcaggaggggctcttgagataaggaaggagctgcaactactgGGTCCCAAGATAAGGAACGGGCACTCAACGAATGCTGAGTTGTCATGACTATGGAAATGCTGAAAAGACCTAATTGGGTGAAAAGTCACGACAGGAAGAGGAGGCACcttcaatcttcatcctgaagacccctgcccaagaccaccaggagccactgcgcaggcgcaacagagagggacttggggtgggatttatgttaatgatttctcaaaactaattgtaatatctctCCCTATTCTCGGAATTATCCTGAATATGTAAACACTTTACACTATAGAAAGGAGCCGCTTTTCACTCCAAGATGTGCACGCTTGTGGGAGAGCAATCCCCTGTGcacccagtgctgcaataaagaatgcctgctttttaatactctgattctgagtcttagagagtttttcCTCAACTACCTTTTTGTTAACAGTTGTTGCTCTGTGAGATGGGAACAACTCATAAAAAAGCCTCTCCATTTCCTTTCTGTACCCCTGAAATTTGGCTTACACTTCACTTCTGTATCTTATTCAAGAGATCCATATTCTCCTCGGAAAACAGCAGCTCTCCAAGGGCAAGACTGCAAAATGCAATGTGTGTAATGCCATATGGGGAGAGCATAAATGACTGAAGCTCTAAAGACTCTTCTTTGGGATATTGGGGTTGTAAGCTCACTTCTTTTTTAATGCAATGCCACTAAAAGCAATGGGTTTGTGCCTATTGGGGAATAGTGCCCCAGAAACTTACGCAAGAACAGAAATTCATTAACCAATACACTGAAAGTAAATAATACTGAGAGAAAGCTCTATCAGCTTCCTGACTCCCTTCAAAGGGATCCTGCCCTGTTTATTCAGCATTTTACACTGCAATGGTTAAAATTTGCTGGCTGACTTCTTAAAAATGCTAGCTAGCATTTCCACACAGTTGCTAGCACAGTAGGCATTTCCCCCTTATACAGAGGGGAAATAACTTCTGtaatggagagagagaagaggaagacaAGGCCAAAACAACaccaacaggagaaaaataagtgGAACAAAGCATCAAGTGCAGAAAGGTGAAGTTGGACCCTGCCCAGCTGCCACCAGAGGAGCAGGAAAGCAGAACCATCATTGGGCTACATCATCATACAGAGGGAAGGAGAGACTGTGATGAGCACAGCAGGACACCTGGCAAAGTCCCCCAAAGCCCTGTGCACTCCGTGTGTCCTGCCATCACCCACCCGCAGAGCCAGTCAGCACAGGGCAATGCCAAGGCCACGTACACACTCCTTCACTTGCAAAAGCGATCAGGGACGGTCCTGTTTGGCAGCTTGTGTGAATTAAACAGTGTATTAAGTCAGGTATTTTCTGGTTATAGACTTGTGACACTCTAGTCCTGATTATGCTCTTACTTTCACTGATACATCCCTAGACAGCTCTATCTGCCATGGTGTGGGGAACCTGGGATCTGTAAGG from Athene noctua chromosome 3, bAthNoc1.hap1.1, whole genome shotgun sequence encodes the following:
- the LOC141958380 gene encoding LOW QUALITY PROTEIN: endogenous retrovirus group V member 2 Env polyprotein-like (The sequence of the model RefSeq protein was modified relative to this genomic sequence to represent the inferred CDS: inserted 1 base in 1 codon; deleted 2 bases in 1 codon; substituted 3 bases at 3 genomic stop codons), coding for MPGKAKNAPPAEIKLREGQQPVRIKQYPLKREDQEGIQPVIRKSGGSDWVVQGLQAVNEITEDLYPVKHGPREKRCRLPPGWWYLCANVKARKCLPQNWWGECTTGILLPISYPTKDLQGVSRTLWYQXTKKVENPLVIRGTRFHSFVRWLIPMLGVSELEKAIVIXKLYISATVKIVANAIVDAIVNLQKEISXLAKITIQNHMALDLLMAKEGGVCTVINQSCCAFVNHEAQIETDVHRIWEASKLFHLIAQDDRSWGFTNLWEKLTLWLPNLAWLKQLLXLVVTLLILGVLTCILIKCFFWCCQNTGDDYVTWKKKSA